The following coding sequences are from one Aethina tumida isolate Nest 87 chromosome 2, icAetTumi1.1, whole genome shotgun sequence window:
- the LOC126264487 gene encoding uncharacterized protein LOC126264487, whose product MAELSKSYINSDISSEECSKVGEVLREEYRKYLKNTILYNILQDLEQSVELDLEVRRKLKNCLLNSQCSQVLNIEDTSSTILGIQLPEVDLSLAETDYLKIKVEHKLKDAITDLGKSNSFNKIQQEHTWDLSNEEKEVINLQKNLLEKQKAYFDNVKEKHQLLEEARQLRQERLPQALNMCCSEAEAQVNLDYQKSKILIQKLNIDIIKETELSPKAYEQFYIDLQRQQNECKSDIEELLKKKKKYESLDSKQYKEYLKSYTLSSIGNKKLLNNLVL is encoded by the coding sequence ATGGCTGAATTATCTAAATCTTATATAAATAGTGACATTTCATCAGAAGAGTGTAGTAAAGTCGGTGAAGTATTAAGAGAAGAgtacagaaaatatttaaaaaatacaatactgTATAATATACTTCAAGATCTGGAACAATCGGTTGAATTAGATTTGGAAGTAAGAAGgaagttaaaaaattgcttattaAATTCACAATGTTCTCAAGTTTTGAATATTGAAGATACCAGTTCCACCATTCTAGGAATTCAACTGCCAGAAGTGGACTTATCGTTAGCAGAAACTgattatttaaagataaaagtGGAACACAAACTAAAGGATGCAATTACTGATTTGGGAAAaagtaattcatttaataaaatacaacaagAACATACATGGGATTTATCAAATGAAGAAAaggaagtaataaatttacagaagaatttattggaaaaacaAAAAGCATATTTTGATAATGTGAAAGAAAAACACCAACTTTTAGAAGAAGCAAGGCAATTAAGACAAGAGAGATTACCTCAAGCCCTGAATATGTGCTGCAGTGAAGCTGAAGCTCAAGTCAACCTAGATTACCAGAAATCAAAGATTTTGAttcaaaaacttaatataGATATCATAAAAGAAACTGAACTCTCTCCAAAGGCTTATGAGCAGTTCTATATTGATTTGCAAAGACAACAAAATGAATGTAAAAGTGATATTGAAGAATTactaaaaaagaagaaaaagtaTGAATCTCTTGATTCTAAGCAATACaaagaatatttgaaatcatATACACTGTCATCAATTgggaataaaaagttattgaataatttggtATTGTAA
- the LOC109606776 gene encoding cytochrome b-c1 complex subunit Rieske, mitochondrial produces MIKPTTFKAVSQVVSNQLTINPVAVASVKKPVCKIPPFPTSTVLLSKALPTGNIAVSTGPAVSTQIRLAHTDINVPDWSNYRRDAVKSPTAKSSESEQSRKNFTYLLAGGLSVGGAYAAKSVVTQFVSTMSASADVLALAKIEIKLDAIPEGKSVTFKWRGKPLFIRHRTASEISAEQSVAVANLRHPQHDNERVKNPEWLVVLGVCTHLGCVPIANAGDFGGYYCPCHGSHYDASGRIRKGPAPLNLEVPEYTFPEDNLLVVG; encoded by the exons atgataaaaccAACCACTTTTAAAGCTGTGAGCCAAGTGGTTAGCAACCAGCTGACTATTAATCCAGTGGCCGTTGCATCTGTAAAAAAACCAGTGTGCAAAATTCCACCTTTCCCCACCTCAACTGTTTTGCTTAGTAAAGCCCTCCCTACAGGAAACATCGCGGTAAGCACTGGCCCTGCTGTGAGTACCCAAATACGTTTGGCCCATACCGATATCAATGTGCCAGATTGGAGCAACTACAGAAGAGATGCAGTCAAATCTCCAACTGCAAAATCCAGTGAGAGCGAACAAAGCAGGAAGAACTTCACATACTTGTTGGCTGGGGGCTTAAGTGTTGGTGGCGCCTATGCTGCTAAATCAGTTGTTACCCAATTCGTCAGCACCATGAGTGCATCAGCAGATGTATTGGCTTTGGCTAAGATTGAAATCAAATTGGATGCAATTCCAGAAGGAAAATCTGTTACCTTTAAATGGAGAG GTAAACCCTTGTTTATCAGACACAGAACAGCCAGTGAAATTTCTGCTGAACAATCTGTGGCTGTGGCAAACCTTCGCCATCCTCAACATGACAATGAAAGAGTAAAGAATCCAGAGTGGTTGGTCGTTTTGGGTGTATGCACTCATTTGGGTTGTGTCCCAATTGCTAATGCAGGCGATTTTGGTGGTTACTATTGCCCATGTCATGGTTCCCATTATGATGCGTCCGGTCGTATTCGTAAAGGACCTGCTCCACTTAACTTGGAAGTACCAGAGTACACCTTCCCTGAAGATAACCTCTTGGTTGTAGGTTAA